One Synechocystis sp. LKSZ1 genomic window, ATAGGCCAAAACCTGTTCTACCAAAGGGGGATTTTCTGTAGTCAGGCCTGGGCCAATCGCCACGGCCTGGTACTGATGCCAAATCGCTTCTAAATCCGGTACGGATGCAATGGCCCCCTGCTCCGTTTCCGGGCACGCAATGACCAAGGCCTCAGGACAATGGCCCACCAGCAGAGGCTTTAGGGATTGGGGAACCGCAACGGAAACCATGCCCACCCCACTGGCCCTGGCCCCCAGGGCCGTTAAAATGGCCCCGCCGGCATAGCGTTGGGAACCACAGATCAACAAAACATGGCCCTGTTGGTATTTATGGGTGACGAGGGGACGCTGGGGAAAGACTCGGCGGGCCATGGCGGAGGTAAATCGTTGGCAGGCCGGGAGCGGGGATAACACCGCATCAATCCATTGCGGCGGAATCCCGATGTCCAAACGCTCCACCTGGCCTAGATAAGCGAGGGCCGCATCTTGAAAATAAGCCCGTTTCCACAGGCCAAGGCAGAAACTACGCTGGGCTCGCAGGGCCATTCCCAACACTGCACCGCTATCGGTATGAAGGCCTGAGGGAATATCAATACTCACGATTGGTTGGGGCCAAGTATTGAGCTGATCAATCTCGGTAGCGATCTGGCCAGTGAAGGGACGGGTTAGGCCAAAGCCAAACCACGCATCAATGAGGAACGTACAATCCCTGAGCGCCTCGAGGTTAGAAACAAAAGGAATCCCAAGACAACGGGCATAGTCAGCATGGGCCTGGGTCAGGGGTTTGAGGCGTTCAAAGGGGCAGTAAATCTTGACCTGATATTGCTGGAGGGCCAATTCTCGAGCCACCACCAGGCCGTCTCCGCCATTATGGCCCGGGCCTACCAAAACCCCTACTGTGGGATAGGAGAACCGGGGATACCAGAACAGAACCCGTTGGGCCACCGCGAGGGCCGCCTTTTCCATCAAGGCCGCAACGGGCATTCCTTGGGTAAAAAGATACTCCTCTATAGCCCGCATTTCCGCCGCACTGACCACGAGAGAGTCCAAAGCACTATGATTCACCATGGGATTACCTGCTTAACCATGCCCCCATGATAAAAAATCCTCTACTCCGCGACGCAGTCGCCGCCGACCTACCCGTCATCGTCGCTATCTACAACGCCAGTATTCCCGGCCAGCAAGCCACCGCCGACACAGAACCCGTTACCCTTGCCAGTCGCCAGGCCTGGTTCGAGACCCATGGGCCCGAGACCTATCCCCTCTGGGTTCTGACCGATTCCCCAGGGCAAATCTTGGGTTGGCTAGGCTTTCAACCTTTTTATGGTCGCCCGGCCTATCGTTCCACGGCGGAGCTGAGTCTTTACCTAGCCCCGGCCCACCAAGGCCAGGGTTTGGGCAAGTTGTTACTGAAACAGGCCCTAGTCGTCAGTCCCGGTCTGGGTTTAACCACCCTGGTTGGTTATATTTTTGCCCATAATCAGCCGAGTTTGAGACTATTTCAATCCTACGATTTTCAACAATGGGGCTACCTGCCGCAGGTCGCTGAATTAGGCGGCCAAAAACGAGATCTGATGATTCTCGGTCGTCAAGTCTTCACCTGAACCAGATCATCGAGTTCGGCGTAGTCTGGCAAGGTTGTTTCAATGCGTTGGCCCTTACGGATTAGGCAGCGATCCTGCTGGGGCCGGGCAAAGAGTTCACTAAAATAACGAGCCTTAAAAATTATAAAATCGGCCTCTCCGCCAACGGATAATTGCCCCAGGTGCGGCAGGGCCATGAACTCGGCAGGAATGTGCGTGACGCTAGTACACCAATCATCGTAGGGATGATCCAGATGGCCAAGGCGAATGGCCTGGGTCAACACCTCTAGCCCATCATGATCACCAAAAGCATAGAAAGGGTCGCGGCAATTATCACTGGCAAAGGCCAGGGGAATGCCGGCCTGTTTAATTTCATGGACAGTGGTAATCCCTCGCCAATGGGGCGTTTTACCAGGAGTCCGGCCTTGGAGATAAAGATTGCAGAGGGGCAAGCTAACAATCCCGATGCGGGCCTGTTTGACTAGGGCCAGGGTCTGCTGGACTTGCGCCGGGGCCTGGTTAGCCAAACTACAGCAATGGCCACAGAGAATCTTCCCTGTAAATCCCGTTTCTAGGGCCATAAGGGCCACCCGATGCAGGACGTGAGAACCTGGATCATCAGTTTCATCAACGTGGAGGTCTAGGTCTAGACCCCGTTCCTGGGCCAAGCGAAACACCTGGGCCAATTGCGCTTCTAAGTCAGGATTTTGATATGCCACTCCTCCGAGGATCATGGCTTGTTCCGCCATTTGGTCGGCTAGGGCCTGGCCCTCTGGGGTCAAATAATAATCTACAGAGACGAGACAGGCCGCCTGGAGGTGTAATTTGCCTTGCCACGCCTGTCGCAGGGCCTGGAATACCTCAAAACCAATCTGGCCCTGTTGCCCGAAGGAATCAATGTGGGTTCTCAGGGCAATGGTACCGTGGGCATAGCTACATTTCAGACCAAAGTCCATGCGGCGATAGACATCTTCCGCTCGATAATATTGCTTCACATCGGCGAAAACTGCCGCCAAGGCCCCATCAAAAGTGCCGTCGGGATTGGGGGAACGGGGCCAACTATGGCCTTTATCCAAATGGGTATGAATATCGACAAAACAGGGGAAAATTAGCTTTTTTTGTAAGTTAAAGCGTGGTAAGTTATCTAACGCTTTGGTTTCCTTCGCATGAAGTTTGATTTGTTGAATTTTTCCTGCCAAAATCTCTAAGTCAACGGCGGCTAAACCGTCGGGGGTTTGGGGGACCAGGTCTTGACCCGCAACCAAGCAAACGGGCACCTGGGCATTCTCTAACCAGTAGTGGGGAGGATAAAGCATTAGTCGAGAAACTGCCAACGGCTATAGATGGCGGCCTGGCCCTGGTACTGGCCCTGATCGTCGGTCACATTCCAGACCGTTACATCCTGAATTAAAAATCGCTGGCCCGTCTTAGAAATTCGCACACCACTGTAGCCTTCACAGAAACCTTGACGAGTTACGGCCTGGAGCAGTCGGGCCCGTTCGTCTTGATTGGGCGGCTCGGCGGATTGCCGAGAAGGAAGTCGGGTCAATTCATCCCAGGTCAGTTCAAATAAGCGTTGGGCGCAGAGATTGCCGTAGTTAAAGACGGGGTCGGTTTGACTATCGTGGGACACCAGCACAAAGGGGGCCTGATAAAGGGCCTGGGCGTAGGCCGCTCCGCTTAATTCCGTTGGCCCAAAATCTTTTCCCGTTAGCCGCTGATAGCTGTGGCGTAATTGCGCTACGTGCTCGGCAAGGTAATGATTGTCAGGACTGGGCGGTTGCATGGCTCATTGCGTCGGGTCAAGGGCCTATCGGCCTGGCTATCGTACCACAATTCACCGGATTCTAGGTTTATTCACCTGAGTCCTTGGTGAGAAGAGACTTGTAAGCTAGTTTATTTGCACCATTTGTCGTTCGTCTAGGATTCCTTGGGGGCGGAAAACATCTACAACTAGATAATCCCCGACTTTAGTCCATAGGAGTATGTCAAAATGAAGCTTGTCTGCCTCGATCACCCCCAGCAATCATGGCCAGTACTTCTACGCCTGAATTTCGCCACATTTTCGTTATTGAAGACCAAAAAGCCCGCCGTATTATTGCCTTGGACGAACCGACCTACTCCATTGGCCGTGAATCGAGTAATGATATTGTGATCTATGACCGTGTCGTTTCTCGGCACCATGCTACCCTTGTCCGGATTAAGCCTAGCCCTAAAAGTGATAACTATTCCTATCGTATCCTTGATGGGGATCTTGAGGGAAATCACAGTACAAACGGGTTAATTATTAATGGGCAACCGGCGGAGTCCCATGACCTCAAGCATGGTGATGTGGTGCTTTTTGGCAGTGATTCCAAGGCCAGTTACTATATCATCTCGACGTCCCTGGAAATTGCGCTCTTTAATCCGGTGGAAGCCGAACAATTTGAAGGCTCGATGCGTTTGAGTGAGGAAGATAACCGCTCAACCATCATTAACGACATCCCGGAGAACATTAATCCAGTTCAGGCTTCCGTCGATCTCCTGCGTCTGTCATCCTTTGCGGAGCTCAATCCGAATCCCATCGTGGAGATCGATTACAGCGGTAAAATTATCTACCTTAACCCCCCTGCCAGCATTAAATTCAAGACCATCCACCAAGAGAGCCTCCAGCATCCCGTCCTAGCCGGCCTATTAGACCAGGTGCAAAACGTGCGGGGGAATCTGCTATTGCGGGAAATTCAAGTCCAGGGTGAAATTTACGAGCAGTACGTCCATTATTTAAGTGATAGTCAGGTCATTCGTAGTTACCTCTGCGACATCACTCAACGCAAACAAGCCGAGCAAAGTCTAGCTCAGCATACGTTCTACGATATTTTAACCGGCCTTCCCAACCGGGCCCTCTTTGAAGAGCAGTTGGCCATTGCCTTGGCCAAAGCCCAGCGAGATAGTAGCGCTTTAGCCGTTTTGTTCCTTGACTTCAGTAACTATGGCCGCATTGTCAATGCCTTTGGCCTCAATTGTGGGGAGTATTTGCTCAAAAATGTCGCTCAGCGCTTGACGGAAACCCTTGGAACCGATGGCTTGGCTACCCGCTGGCAAGGGGAAGAGTTTGCACTATTACTGAAGCGTCCTGGTGATCAAGCTCAAATCATTCAATCGATCGAGAAACTTTTGGCTCGTCTCCAGGGCCTGTTAGAAGTCTCGGGCCAACCCCTGCACCTCAAGGGTCGGGTTGGCATTGCCCTGTATCCCGAAGCCGGCGCGGATGGGCCGACGCTACTGAAGAACGCCCATACGGCCCTTGAGCAAGTCCAGGATCAAGAGTATTATTCCTATGCTTTCTTTAGTCCCAAGTTGGCCTCAAAATCTAACCTGCTGTTTCGCCTAGAAAATCTGCTGTACGAGGCCCTAGAAAAGCAACAATTTTATTTGACCTACCAACCCCTCCTTAACCTAAAAAGCCAGAAAGTTACAAGCCTAGAATCGCTCCTCCGCTGGCACCATCCTGAGTTAGGGGAAATTTCTCCAGTTAACCTTATTCCCCTGGCCGAAAAAACTGACTTGATTTTACCTATTGGCCAGTGGATTCTCCGCACGGCCTGCCATCAAAATAAGGCCTGGCAAAATGCAGGTTTTAGTCCTCTACCAGTGGCCGTTAACCTCTGCTTACATCAATTCCAACAGCCGAATTTAGTCGAAATTATTGCCGGTATTCTACAGGAAACCCAGCTAGATCCGGTCTATTTAACCCTTGAATTGCCAGAAACGGTGGTAATGAAAGATCCTGAGTATTCTCAAAAGGTGTTGACCCAGTTACAGGAGCTGGGCATCGGTTTGTGCTTAGACGATTTTGGCATTGGTCTTGGGGGCCTCAGTTGTTTACAACAATTCCATATTAATACCCTCAAAATTCACCCGAGCTTTTCCGCTGACTTGCCGAATAATGCCATCAATTTAGCCCTTATTCGCCATATCTTTAACTTGGGTCACAGTCTAAACATCCACACCATTGCTAAGGGGATTGAAAACAACCATCAAGTAGACTGTCTTCAGGACTTGCAATGTGAAGAAATCCAGGGTTTTTGGTTTAGTAAACCGCTCAAAGCCGAGAATATCAGCGAATTTCTAGCCCAGCATCCCGTGTAGCATTAGGGAGCCTTAGCTCCCTTGTAACAAACTGTATTGCTCGCATTGTCTCAGGAATGCTACTTATAGACAGTAAATTGTTAAACCGTTACATATCCATTTAGCCAACTATCTTTCCCTCTTCTTCAAAAAGCGTTGCCAGTATGTCCACCAATCTAGAAAAACAACATATTCTTGTCCTAGAGGATTCTGCTTTTCGTCGAACTATTGTCTTAGACGGCCCTCAATATAGCCTAGGACGACACTCCAATAGTGATATTCAGATGTTTTCGCGTCAGGCCTCACGGCACCATGCCACCCTACTCCGGAAGTTTAACAGTAAACTTAATGCCGACGTTTTTTGGATTATTGACGGCGATCTAGACGGGAATAAAAGCCAAAATGGAGTGTTCGTCAATGGCGAAAAATGCTTAGTCCGGGAATTGAAGGATGGGGATTTGATCAATTTTGGCTGCGACGTCAATGCCAGCTATCACAACAGTAGCGGTGATCGGCCTGCTTCCCTGAAAGACCTCGAGCGGGACAATAGCCGCAGAACCAATGGCACCGAGGGCGGAACCCCCAATAAAAGTACATTAATTTTATCTCAGTACTCTATTTCTAATGTGCGTCCCGATGATGAGACCTTCCAGGATATGTCCTACCTGGATGTGGTGACGAATCTCCCCAACCATTTACTTTTTCTAGAGTATTTAAATATTGCCTTATCCAATGCAGAACGCTATCAGCATGAAGTGGGCCTCGTTCTGTTCCAGCTAACTAATTGGGAAAAACTGATTAATACCGTGGGGAGTAACCTGGGCGACCTCATTTTGAACCAAACGGGCCAAAAACTGAAGAGTTGTCTCCGTAATGGTGATATCGTGGCCCGGTGGGGAATTGAAGAATTTATGGTACTTCTGCCCCAAATCCGCGACCGGGATAATCTGGAACGGATTTCCGCGCGACTTTTTCAAGTGCTGGTGACGCCCTTTGTTCTCCAGGGCCATAGTATCCACCTACAGGTTACCTATGGTCTTGCCCTCTACCCCCAAAGCGGCAACGGCACAGATTTATTAATCAAGGCGGCCTACGGGAATTTACATACCCCCAGTCTGGCCATGGTTTCGCCAGCGGCTCAGCTAGAAGCGGAATTATTAGCCGCCAACATTAGCTCTGATGACTTGCCGACCAGTATTAAGACACCGTCCCTTCCCAATTTGCCCCTAATTTCTCCCGAAGAGCGAGAACGCTTGGCCAAAGTAGAAAAGCGCATCGAACGGGCCCTCAAAAATGAAGAACTAGATCTGTACTATCAGCCCCAAGTTAACTTACAATCCGGCCAGGTCGAGGCGATGGAGGCCCTGATTCGCTGGAAGCATCCCCAGCAGGGTGTACTAGCCCCCCAGCAGTTTCTGCCCTGGAGTGACCAGACGGAAATGATTGTTCCCCTGACGCACTGGATCCTAGAGACGGCCTGTCGTCAGTGCCAGGCCTGGCATCAGCAAGGATTCACGGCTCTGGTTGTATCCGTTAACCTATCAGACAAACAGTTTTACCATCCCCAGCTTTTACCCCTTGTCCAGGAGGTACTCACTCAAACGGGTCTCATGCCAACTTTTCTGGAGCTAGAAATGACGGAAGCTACGATTCTGCGGAACTTTGAATTTGCAGAAAACCTAATCCTGGCCCTCCACGATGGTGGCATTCGTATTTCCCTGGATAATTTTGGTAAGGGTTTTGCGTCTCTGCGTTATCTCCAGGAATTTCCCCTCAATAAATTTAAAATTGATAAGTCTTTTGTAATTAACTTGGTCGAACACCCCGAAAATACCGCCATGCTAGAGGCCTTAATCAATCTGGGCCAAAGCTTTAAGGTGCAAGTCGTCGCTGAAGGTGTAGAAGTACAAGAACAGGTTAATATCTTAGCAGATTTAAATTGCTTTGCAATGCAAGGATACCACTTTAGTAAACCTCTCAACGCCGAAGATGCGAGCCAATTCCTAGTTAATCATTAAACAAGACCCGGCGATTCTGCCTACGATTAAGATTTGCGACTAGGCCGAAACGAAGGAAGCCCAACTTGGTATAAGTATAATCATGCCTTTAAATGTTCTGCGTTCTGTGTGCCTTGTTTCAGACAGCATAGGAGTGCAGAAAATTGTACTTTAAATATCAATTAGGAGTGCGTGAATGACAATAGTGGAATGGGTTTATCCTGTTAG contains:
- a CDS encoding NAD(P)H-hydrate dehydratase; this translates as MVNHSALDSLVVSAAEMRAIEEYLFTQGMPVAALMEKAALAVAQRVLFWYPRFSYPTVGVLVGPGHNGGDGLVVARELALQQYQVKIYCPFERLKPLTQAHADYARCLGIPFVSNLEALRDCTFLIDAWFGFGLTRPFTGQIATEIDQLNTWPQPIVSIDIPSGLHTDSGAVLGMALRAQRSFCLGLWKRAYFQDAALAYLGQVERLDIGIPPQWIDAVLSPLPACQRFTSAMARRVFPQRPLVTHKYQQGHVLLICGSQRYAGGAILTALGARASGVGMVSVAVPQSLKPLLVGHCPEALVIACPETEQGAIASVPDLEAIWHQYQAVAIGPGLTTENPPLVEQVLAYPGPLILDADALNSLAGQGWLSRLQQRTLPTVLTPHLGELKRLFPHLENPQVDRLEAAQMAAQQSQALVLFKGARTIIAGPSGPTWIIAESTPALARGGSGDVLTGLMGGLLAQASPATYLETVALSAWWHAQAGILASQARSPMGVDALTLSQSLVSIAQQVLNQENF
- a CDS encoding N-acetyltransferase family protein; protein product: MIKNPLLRDAVAADLPVIVAIYNASIPGQQATADTEPVTLASRQAWFETHGPETYPLWVLTDSPGQILGWLGFQPFYGRPAYRSTAELSLYLAPAHQGQGLGKLLLKQALVVSPGLGLTTLVGYIFAHNQPSLRLFQSYDFQQWGYLPQVAELGGQKRDLMILGRQVFT
- a CDS encoding cytosine deaminase → MLYPPHYWLENAQVPVCLVAGQDLVPQTPDGLAAVDLEILAGKIQQIKLHAKETKALDNLPRFNLQKKLIFPCFVDIHTHLDKGHSWPRSPNPDGTFDGALAAVFADVKQYYRAEDVYRRMDFGLKCSYAHGTIALRTHIDSFGQQGQIGFEVFQALRQAWQGKLHLQAACLVSVDYYLTPEGQALADQMAEQAMILGGVAYQNPDLEAQLAQVFRLAQERGLDLDLHVDETDDPGSHVLHRVALMALETGFTGKILCGHCCSLANQAPAQVQQTLALVKQARIGIVSLPLCNLYLQGRTPGKTPHWRGITTVHEIKQAGIPLAFASDNCRDPFYAFGDHDGLEVLTQAIRLGHLDHPYDDWCTSVTHIPAEFMALPHLGQLSVGGEADFIIFKARYFSELFARPQQDRCLIRKGQRIETTLPDYAELDDLVQVKT
- a CDS encoding MEKHLA domain-containing protein; translated protein: MQPPSPDNHYLAEHVAQLRHSYQRLTGKDFGPTELSGAAYAQALYQAPFVLVSHDSQTDPVFNYGNLCAQRLFELTWDELTRLPSRQSAEPPNQDERARLLQAVTRQGFCEGYSGVRISKTGQRFLIQDVTVWNVTDDQGQYQGQAAIYSRWQFLD
- a CDS encoding EAL domain-containing protein yields the protein MASTSTPEFRHIFVIEDQKARRIIALDEPTYSIGRESSNDIVIYDRVVSRHHATLVRIKPSPKSDNYSYRILDGDLEGNHSTNGLIINGQPAESHDLKHGDVVLFGSDSKASYYIISTSLEIALFNPVEAEQFEGSMRLSEEDNRSTIINDIPENINPVQASVDLLRLSSFAELNPNPIVEIDYSGKIIYLNPPASIKFKTIHQESLQHPVLAGLLDQVQNVRGNLLLREIQVQGEIYEQYVHYLSDSQVIRSYLCDITQRKQAEQSLAQHTFYDILTGLPNRALFEEQLAIALAKAQRDSSALAVLFLDFSNYGRIVNAFGLNCGEYLLKNVAQRLTETLGTDGLATRWQGEEFALLLKRPGDQAQIIQSIEKLLARLQGLLEVSGQPLHLKGRVGIALYPEAGADGPTLLKNAHTALEQVQDQEYYSYAFFSPKLASKSNLLFRLENLLYEALEKQQFYLTYQPLLNLKSQKVTSLESLLRWHHPELGEISPVNLIPLAEKTDLILPIGQWILRTACHQNKAWQNAGFSPLPVAVNLCLHQFQQPNLVEIIAGILQETQLDPVYLTLELPETVVMKDPEYSQKVLTQLQELGIGLCLDDFGIGLGGLSCLQQFHINTLKIHPSFSADLPNNAINLALIRHIFNLGHSLNIHTIAKGIENNHQVDCLQDLQCEEIQGFWFSKPLKAENISEFLAQHPV
- a CDS encoding EAL domain-containing protein, which codes for MSTNLEKQHILVLEDSAFRRTIVLDGPQYSLGRHSNSDIQMFSRQASRHHATLLRKFNSKLNADVFWIIDGDLDGNKSQNGVFVNGEKCLVRELKDGDLINFGCDVNASYHNSSGDRPASLKDLERDNSRRTNGTEGGTPNKSTLILSQYSISNVRPDDETFQDMSYLDVVTNLPNHLLFLEYLNIALSNAERYQHEVGLVLFQLTNWEKLINTVGSNLGDLILNQTGQKLKSCLRNGDIVARWGIEEFMVLLPQIRDRDNLERISARLFQVLVTPFVLQGHSIHLQVTYGLALYPQSGNGTDLLIKAAYGNLHTPSLAMVSPAAQLEAELLAANISSDDLPTSIKTPSLPNLPLISPEERERLAKVEKRIERALKNEELDLYYQPQVNLQSGQVEAMEALIRWKHPQQGVLAPQQFLPWSDQTEMIVPLTHWILETACRQCQAWHQQGFTALVVSVNLSDKQFYHPQLLPLVQEVLTQTGLMPTFLELEMTEATILRNFEFAENLILALHDGGIRISLDNFGKGFASLRYLQEFPLNKFKIDKSFVINLVEHPENTAMLEALINLGQSFKVQVVAEGVEVQEQVNILADLNCFAMQGYHFSKPLNAEDASQFLVNH